The genomic interval ATAGCTCCTAATAAATCCACTTTCTTCCAGCTCTTCAAGTATTCTTGTTAAACCTCCTCCACTTGGCAATCCGCTTTCTTTGCTAAGTTCTTCACGTGTTAATCCCTTTCCCTTTTTTGCAAGTGCAGCAACAATAGCTTCATGACGTTCAGCCTTATCAAAAAGTGACTTGTAAAGATTCGAAAACTCTGTCAACAATAATCCACTTGTTGAAAAACATATTCTATCGATGTTCTGAATAGCGCTTTGACCTCTCTTTATCTCATCCCAATAAAATGGAATTCCTCCCATTGTCATGAACAGAACTATCAATTGGTAATTGTCAATCACAATTGATTTGCTATCAAGCATTGCCCTACATTCCCACAAAGTGAATGGTTCCACTTTGATGCGTTGTGTTACGCGGTTATGAAGGCCTCCCTTGTTATTAATAATTTTATTAATCATCCAAGATGCTGCCGAGCCGCATACTACCAATAATACATCATTTTTTAAGCTTGCTTTGCTATTCCAAAAATGTTCCAGAGCTGCTATGAATCCAGAATTTACAGTATCAAACCAGGGCAGCTCATCAATAAAAATGACTTTCCTCTTTTGAGTGGATTTGTTAATCAAGTGGCCTAGCTGTTCAAAGGCATCCATCCATTTTGCAACAGGTAATAATTTCTCTTTCGGAAATTGTTGTTTTATGGCGAGATTAAAATTGTTAAGTTGACTGGCTAGCGTGGCATTGCTAAGTCCTGTAATAGAAAAAAAAAGTTTGTTTTCAAAAACATTACGTACAAGATATGTTTTGCCAACCCGCCGTCGGCCATACAAAGCTACAAATTCAGACCTAGTAGATTCATATCTTTCCAAAAGCTGTTGTCGTTCAATTTCTCTTCCAATCATGATTTCAATTTGGCCATAAGTATATAAATTTAACCACTTATGGCCAAATCAAACTCAGCATTTGTTTGGAATTTTTTCGATATTTAACTGAATTAAACCAATTTGAAAGTGGCCGAATTGTATCAAAACCTTCCCAAGAGACAGGTACAACCCTTCTACAAATCATACCCGGCTTACCTTAAATAATCCAACATTCAATTTACTCCTTCCCCTTCTCACCTCTAAATTGATCCTCTGTATTTTTAAACAACACATTAAAGGTTGTTAAACTACCGTACACTTTGGTGATATATTGTTGCAAATTAATTTTTTCTTCGTCCTCCAACTTATCGTTACTATTTATTCGTTGTTCCAATGTGCGCATGCGATCGCGAATCAAAACTATTTTTCGAAAAAGCGATTCTATTGGAATTTCTTTAACAGTTAATGCTGTATCGGCCGGTTGCAAAATTACTTTGCCTCCCGTCCATTTGTTTCCAAGCTCTACTTTTTCAGGATAATCAACATATTCTTTAATTACCTTAACTAAGGTTTGTTCAATATCCCATAGGCTCACCAAATCAGCGTCTGGTTCAACCTTATCCAATATACTAAGTCCATCGTACTCAAGCGGTATTTCCTTTATTCCGTGATTCATAAACGTAATGAGCACGCTGTGTCTTTTTACATTTATTACAACACCATCACCGTATCCGGGATGTTGCACGCGCGAGCCAATGCCAAGATCTATCATTTTGCTAATTTTTTACTGAGAAATTTTTTTGTTGAACTAATTTAGTCCATTTATTAATTCATAAGGTACTTTTATATCATAAGTACAGTGCCATCCGGAATAATTGCGCCTTTTTTTACAATAACAATTCCGTCGCGAATACAGTAATTCTCTGTTTCAATATCTGGCATTTTTTTATTTCCCACAATTTTCACATTGTCACCAATGCGCACGTCTTTGTCGATTATACAATTTTCAAAATGGCCATTTTTGCCAATCGCCATTAGAATGCCTGTTTTTGACTTTAATATTTCTTCGAGGGTTTCGTAATAATCGTTTCCGAAAAAAATACAGTTTTTCATAACTGTTCCATCACCAATTTTAGCTCGATTACCAATGATACATCGTTCTATTTCTTTTGCATTAATGATGCATCCTTCTGAAATCACAGAACCCTTAAGCGAAGTGTTACCCGAAAACTTTGTAGGAGGAAGCATTCTTGCTCTTGTGTAAATTAATTTATCGTTTTCAAATAAATTAAATTGAGGCATAACCTCTGCCAAATCAAGGTTCGCATCAAAGTAGCTTTTAATGGTTCCAATATCGGTCCAATATCCTGTGTAGGAATAGCCTTTTACTTTGGTACCGGCGTTAATAGCGGTTGGAATAATTTCTTTTCCAAAATCCGTAAAATTTGGATATTCATCAAACATTCTATTTAGGGTTTCCTTATTAAACACATAAATACCCATGGAAGCCAGGTATTCTTTTCCTTGTGCTTTTTCGCGTGCGCCTACCGGTGAAACCCAATTTACCAGTTCTTGAGGGGATGGTTTTTCTACAAATTTTTCAATAAAGCCTGATGCATTTACCTTCATAATACCAAAACCTGAAGCATCGCTTTTATTAACAGGCAGGGTGGCAATGCTAATTTCGGCGGCACTTTCAACGTGTTTGTTAACAAATTCGCGTAAATCCATTTGGTACAATTGGTCGCCGCTTAAAATAAGAATGTAGTCGTAGTCGTGTCCGGCAAGGTGGGGCAGGGTTTGCTTTACTGCATCAGAGGTACCTTGAAACCACTTTTCGCTACCGGGCCGCTGCTCAGCTGCAATAATATCTACGAATGCATAACTAAAATTATCAAAGTGATAGGTGTTTTTAATGTGTGCATTTAACGAACGTGAGTTGTATTGAGTAAGCACAAAAATTCGGCGTATTCCTGAATGCAGGCAATTTGAAATTGGAATATCGATTAAACGATACTTACCCGCGATTGGAACAGCAGGTTTACTTCGGATAGATGTTAGTGGATACAACCTTGAGCCGGCACCACCTCCCAATATCAAACATACCACTTTTATTAACTTTTCCATTGGCTTAATTTTTATAAATGTTGATGTACTTTTTAATTGCTGTTTTCCACGAAAAATCAAGAGCTACACAGGTTTTTCTTAACTGTTGAAGCAATACTTTGTTTTGAAACAATGCAGCTGCACGCTCAAAACTGTGAAGAATGTCATTTACAGTTGCGTCGTTAAAACGAATTCCATATCCACCATTGTCGCCAAAATCTACTACGGTATCCTTTAATCCTCCTACACTTCGCACCATGGGTATAGTTGCATAGCGCATGGCATAGAGTTGATTTAATCCACAAGGCTCAACCAAAGAAGGCATCAAAATAAAATCGGCAGCCGCATACAGTTGATGCGCAAGGTTTTCGTTGTAACCAATATAATTCGCAATGTTGTGCCTGTGTTTTACAGTAAGCTGACGAATATTATTTTCTATGTTATTGGCACCTGAGCCTAAAATATAAAAATTCATTTTCGAATTTTGTGGAGCATACCTGCCTATTGCCTGAGTAAGCAATTCTCCCCCTTTTTCAGTATTTAATCTGCCAATAAATACTACTAAAGGTAAGGTAGAATCGAGTCCAACAGATTCGCACAGTTCTCTTTTGTTTTCGTCCTTAAAATTTTCCCATTTACCGGTAAGCTTTATTGCAAGAGCTGCATCGGTTTTCGGATCCCATACTTCGGCATCAATTCCATTTACAATTCCAATGCTTTTTGCTTGATACTCGTTAAACAACCATTGAAGCGGATTGGATGCTTGTTTTAATTCATCGAGATAACCCTTACTAACCGTAGTAAATTTATAGCAACATTTAATTGCAGTTGCTAGGGGATTTATGGCATTGTCCCAGTCTAAAAACCCACGTCGTTCTTCATAAAAAAGCGGCAAATAATTCACTAGTTTCCAATCGAAAGCTCCGGTATAAAGCCCATTGTGAATGGTAAAGATGGTTTTTATACTTTTTAATTTGTCGAAAACAGGACACTGTTGTATCATGAAAGGAATAAGTCCGGTATGGTGATCATGACAATGCAGTAATTCGGGTTTACTTTTCCAGCTGTTTAGCCAAACTAATGCAGCTTGTTGAAAAAATATGAATCGCAGCGGATCGTCTTCGTAACCGTATACCTGATCACGAAAAAGCAAATCGGGTATATCTACAAAATACACATCAAAGCCAAAGCCTTCATCTGGAAAAGCGCGAATGCTGAATTCCTTGTAATAGGACTCACTTTTAACAACACCGTCGTAAATGATTGTGGTGGTATTGTTTTGAGTCCATTTTTGGTTGTAATAAGGAATTATAATGCAGGTTGAAATTCCTTCGGCATTTAGGTATTTGGGCAAAGCTCCGGCCACATCTCCCAATCCTCCAACCTTGGCAATTGGATAACATTCGGCTGCTAAATGCACCGCTTGGTATTTTTTTGAAGGAGGGTTTGCAGCCATAATTTGACAATTTTATGGATGCAATTTAAAAATTAAATGAATCAAATATTTTAAATCCTTGTTGTAAGTCATCATTTTTTATAAATGCTTCTATTTCTTATCAATAAGCTTTAAAAATAAAAATGGCCAGTACCCAATTTTAGTAATGAACTTATTTCCATTTAAGAATAAAAAACTTACATTTGCGTCCCGTTTAAAAAACTGCTAAACACCTACATGGATTCACAAGTAAAAATATTCTCCGGAACAAGTTCAATGTATCTGGCCGAAAAAATTGCTGCCAGTTATGGTCAACCGCTGGGAACAGTTATGTTTACTCGTTTCAGCGATGGTGAGTTTCAAACTTCGTTTGAAGAAACTGTTCGTGGATGTGATGTGTTTATAGTTCAATCAACCTTTCAACCTAGTGATAACTTGTTTGAATTGTTGTTGATGATAGATGCTGCTAAAAGAGCATCTGCAAAAAACATTACCGCAGTAATACCTTATTTCGGATTTGCCCGTCAAGATCGCAAAGATAAACCACGGGTAGCTATTGGTGCTAAATTAGTTGCCAATTTGCTCATTACAGCTGGAATTACCCGCATCATCACAATGGATTTGCATGCCGATCAAATACAAGGATTTTTTGATATGCCGGTTGATCACTTGTATGCATCTTCTATCTTTTTGCCTTATTTGCAAAGTTTAAAATTGCCCCGATTAACAATGGCATCGCCGGATATGGGCGGAACCAAAAGAGCAAATGCCTATGCAAAATTTTTGAACTGCGAAATGGTAATTTGCTACAAGCAGCGTAAAAAGGCGAATGTAATTGAAAGTATGACTTTGATTGGGGAAGTTGAGGGAAAAGACATTGTTTTGATTGACGACATTGTTGATACAGCAGGCACCCTTACCAAAGCTGCTGATATGATGATGGAACGTGGAGCAGCTAGTGTTCGTGCCATTTGCACCCATCCGATTCTTTCGGGAAAAGCGTATGAGGCAATTGAAAAATCGAAAATAACCGAGTTGATTGTCACCGATACAATTCCTTTGAAGTCATCCTCTTCAAAAATTCGAGTAATATCGGTAGCTGATTTATTTGCCGATGTGCTCGGGAAAGTACACAATTTTGAAAGTATAAGCGACCACTTTTTGTGCTAGCTATTTAATAACTATTATTCCGCAACAAACTAATTTAACCGGAAATGCGAAGCGGATAGCGCAGTTCCTAAAACAAAAAAATAAAATGAAAACAGTATCTATTAGCGGTTCGCCAAGAGCGAACGTAGGGAAAAAAGATGCAAAAGCACTTCGCGCAAGTGGCAACATTCCATGTACTCTTTACGGAGGCGAAACCCAAGTTAACTTTTTCGCGCCTTACAACGATTTTCGTCATGTGGTGTATACCCCAGATGTAAACAAAGTGTTGGTGAAAGTAAATGGTAATGAATATGAAACATTGTTGCAGGAAATTCAATTTCATCCTGTGAACGACAGAATATTACACATTGATTTTCTTCAATTGTTTCCTGATAAACCGGTTATTATTGATATTCCTGTTGTAATTACCGGAAGTTCTGCCGGTGTTAAAGCGGGTGGTAAATTAGCTGTAATTACCCGTAAATTGAAAATAAAGGCATTGCCTGCGCATTTACCAGATGTTATTACTGTTGATATTTCTAATCTTGAAATTGGTCAATCTTCAAGAGTTGGTGATTTATCAATGGAAAATGTACAGTTTTTAGATACTCCAAACCGAGTAATTGTAGCTGTTCAAATGACACGTGCTGTTGTTGAAGATCCGAAAGCTGCTGCCGCTGCTGCTCCTGCTGCCGGTGCTGCTAAGGCTGCTGCTCCTGCTGCTGCCGGTGCTAAAGCCCCTGCTGCTGCTGCAAAAGCACCTGAAAAGAAAAAATAAAAATATACTTTGTTCATCGCTAATCGTATAGCTTTATGAGCAAATATTTAGTTGCGGGCTTAGGAAACATTGGACCTGAATACTCCAATACCCGCCACAACATAGGTTTTAAGATAGTGGATGCCTTGGCTAAGGCATCCACTGTTTTTTTTACTCCCGATCGTCACGGGCATGTTTGCGAGTTGAGGTGGAAAGGAAAAACTATTGTGCTGTTAAAACCAAGCACCTTTATGAACCTTAGCGGAAAAGCTGTAAATTATTGGCTTCAAGCCGAAAAAATTCCGCGTGAAAACTTGCTTGTAATTACTGACGATATTGCTTTACCGTTTGGTACAATACGTATAAAAGGCAAAGGTAGTGATGGTGGACACAACGGTCTTAAAAACATTAACGAATTGCTGGGAAGTACCGAATATGCTCGCTTACGCTTCGGTGTAGGGAATGAATTTGCGAAAGGGAAACAAGTAAATTATGTGTTGGGCGAATGGAATAAAGAGGAAGAAGAAGCTTTGACTCCTCGAATTAAAGTAGCTACCGATAGTATTTTGTCGTTTGCAAGTATTGGATTGCAATTAACTATGACAAACTATAATAATAAATAAATTTCAGTAATTTAGGGCAAAATACCATTCAACACTACTCTTGCTCTAATGTTTTAAACCTTGTGCTGAAAGTAAATTAAGATCCGTTATATACACAACTTTATATCTTCAACTCATGAAAAAACTTTTACTCCTTTCCTTTGTAATACTTTTTGCAAAATTGGGTTCCGCTCAAATAACCTTGCTATCGCAGGATTTTAATAGCTACGATGGCGATAGTGCAAATTTTTTATCGGGCTATTATGTTAGTTGGAATTCTCCATCCGGAGGTATGCCTTCTGCATCTTATTATTCATCTACCGGCAATTTTGGGATTGCTCCCAACTCTTACAAATTTGGAGTTGACAGTGCAACTATCATTACCCCCTATTTTGGAAGCGGAGCCGACAGAGTTAGTTTTTGGTACAAAGGAAATGGAACCGGTACAGGTGCAAATATTTTTTATGTTTACGAAAGTGCCGATAGTATTACATTTACCTTACTTGATAGTATCACCAGCTTCCCAACCTTAGGTACTCAGCGCATATTAACCAATACTGCCGGTACGCATTACTTAAAGTTTGTGTACCACAAAGTTGTTGGCAACGTTGCTTTTGACGATTTAGTTGTTAGCAATAACATGGGTGTTGGTATTGCCAATTACACTGAAAATACCTTGCTTAAAGTATCTCCCAATCCTTCTTCAACCGGAATCTTTGCACTTGATTTCGGTAGCGAAAAACCACAACAGTCTTCCGTTAAAGTGCATGACATCCTTGGTAATTTGGTAGCTTTTACGCTTGAATATTCCGCTACCGGTAAGTTGTTACTTAACTTATCTGAACAAGCTCCAGGATATTATTTTGTAGCCATTAGCAGCAGTACCGGCACAAAAAATAGCAGATTATTAGTAACAAATTAGTTTTTGTTACACGCAGAAAGGGCCTATAAATGCAACCTTATGAAGTTCTTTTGCGTATTGCATGCTCGGTTTGGCTTTCCCGATAAAATTTTTTGAATTGCACCATGGTATGAAAAAAAATTGTTCGCTTATCTTTTTACTTGCGTTTTTAAGCTCTTGCATAAATTTATATGCTCAAGCTCCTGATTGGAGTTGGGCAAATAGCATAGGAGGAAGCGGATCTGATTTTGGACGGACTATAGCACTTGATTCGAGTGGTAATTCTTACGTTGTTGGTGAATTTAAGTCGCAAGTCGATTTTGACCCTGATGCCGGGATTTTCAATTTAGATGCACAGGGAATTCAAGATGCTTTTATTGCTAAATACGACCACAGCGGACATTTACTTTGGGCAAAACAATTAGCCGGAATAAATGGGATAAGTGCGATTAATGCATTCGCAATTGTGCTCGATAAAAATGAAAATATAGTTATTACCGGTAAATTTAGTGGTTCCATAGATTTTGACCCGGAAGCTGCTGTTTTTCCATTGACCTCACAAGGCCAAGGTGATATTTTTGTATGTAAACTCAGTTCATTTGGAAATTTTATTTGGGCACATTCAATTGGAGGATTCGGCGACGATTGCGCCTATTCGGTAGTTATTGATGAATTCAACGAAGTGCTTTTTACGGGTTATTTTTCGGCCAATGTTGATTTTGATCCAGGGCTTGGTACTACTATACTCAGCGGCCAATTATCAGATATTTTTGTAGGTAAGCTAAACAGTTCCGGTAGTTTTATTTTTGCTAAATCCTTTAGTGGTACTGGTGATGATGAAGCAAATGCGGTGCAAGTGGATGCTTCTCAAAACATCTACTTAACGGGGTCATTTACTGAAACTATAGATTTTGACCCTGATACCGGTAATTATCTTTTAAGTTCGTATAACGCAGGAACCAAAGATATTTTCTTAGTTAAGCTAAATAGCACGGGAAATTTAGAGTGGGCTAAATCAATTGGTGGATCTGGTAACGATGCAGGAACGGCACTAGTTGCAACAAATACTGGCGAAGTTTATAGCTGTGGTTATTTTTTTGGTGTTGCAGATTTTAATCCGGATAGTAGTACGTTTATTTTACCGTCCGATGGTAGTTACGATGCCTACATCACAAAATTTGATACTGCCGGAAATTTTAGTTGGGCGAATCGCTATGGTGGGCCTAGTTTGGATATGCCAAGAACCTTGTCGGTTAATACATCAGGAGTTGTTTATTGCGCAGGACAATACAATCAGCATTTTGAAGTTTCAAACGATACTAACCGCACACTTATTTCAAAAGGAGGTTTTGATGCTTTTGTTCTTTCATTGTCGAGTTCAGGAAATTTAGCTTGGGCAAAGTCCATTGGTGGAACAAATCATGACTATGCAAATTCCTTAGTTACTGACCAAAGCAACAATACTTTTATAGTGGGAAATTACCTAAGCACTAATCTCTATTTAGACACAACCGAGCTAATAGCCGGAACTTCAAATCAAAGCGATATTTATTTTGCCAAATTGGGTTGTTCAACCTCTTCAACAATTAGTTTTGGTGCTTGCTATAGCTATACTTCGCCCAGCGGTAAATTCATTTGGACAACAACAGGAACTTACAAAGACACATTGGCCGGTTCCGGTGGCTGCGATAGTATTATTACCGTTCACTTAAAAATAAATACCCGTACTTTTTCTCAACTAACTGCGTTAAGCTGCGGCAATTATATTTCACCAAGTGGTCATTATACTTGGAATTTATCCGGAACTTACACAGATACATTGACCTCTTTTAATGGTTGCGATAGCATTGTTACAATTCAATTAACTATACAAAGTCCTTCTCCCGGATTTCAACAAGTAGCTGCTTGTTATTCGTTTACTTCGCCCAGTGGGAAACAGGTGTGGACAAACAGTGGAATCTATACCGATACCCTTATTAGCTATTTAGGTTGCGATAGTATTGTGAATTTTGATTTAACCATTTTTTCAGCAAGCTTTTCTTCCATTACTGAAACGGCTTGCAATTCTTACACGCTTCCAAGTGGAAATGGCTTAATTACCAATTCAGGAATTTACCTCGATACACTCATCAATTTTGTTGGATGCGACAGTATCATTACCATTAATTTAACCATTGAAACTCCATTTGTGACCTTTGGTACAGCAAGCGCATGCAATAGTTTTACTTCGCCAAGCGGCAACTATATATGGACAAGTTCAGGCAATTATATCGATACCTTAGCTGCATCAGGAAATGGTTGTTACACCATCACCAACATTGCCCTCACTATTTATGAATCAAGTTTTTCTTCTATTTTGGTGAGTACTTGCAATAATTATGTGTCGCCCAGTGGAAATTACACCTGGAATGTCTCGGGAACTTATGTGGATACCATTGGCAATGCTGCCGGATGCGATAGTATCATTAGCATTTTGCTAACAATCGACACAACGGCTTCCTCAACTATCAGTGCAACTGCTTGCAACAGTTATGTTTCTCCGAGTGGTAATGAAACTTGGACAGCTTCCGGAACTTACACTGACCACATCACAAATTCGAGTGGCTGTGATAGTTTAATAACCGTTAATTTAACCATTAATTATCCTTCAAATGCTACCTTACTTATTAATGCATGTACCGCTTATACTTCACCAAGTGGTAAGTATACATGGACAAACACCGGAACTTATTTCGATACCATTCCCAATGTTTTCGGATGTGATAGTGTATTAACCATTGACTTAACAATTGGTGGCATTTCAACTTTTTCAAATCAAAGCATTTTTGCCTGTTCTCAGTTTGTATCACCCAGTGGAAAATACATTTGGAATAGTTCGGGCACTTACCTTGATACCATTCCCAACGCAAGTGGTTGTGATAGCATACTTACCATACAACTAACATTGGGAACCGCATCAGCTTCTTTTCAAGAAATACATTCATGCACTGCGGTTACCTCTCCTAGTGGAATTTATACTTGGTTGGTGAGCGGCACTTATGCTGATACTATTACCAATTGGCTAGGATGTGACAGCGTAATAACCACCTTGTTGTATGTTGAAAATGACAGTGTTTTTATTGCATTAAGCGGATGCGATAGTGTGGTTGTAAATTCACAAACATTTACAACAAGCGGAAATTATAGACAAGTATTTACCAATGCTGCCGGATGTGATAGCATTTTCTCATTGCAAATTTCAATTTCATCGGGAAGTTCCAGCTATATAACACAACTGGCATGCGACAGTTATACTTGGAATGGTCAAACCTATACCAACAGTGGTGTTTATGTTGCACAGTACCTAGCTGCAAATGGATGTGATAGTTTGCTTTATCTCGATTTACAGCTCAACAAAAGCGATAGCAGTACGCTTGTAGTAAGCGAATGTAACAGCTACGATTTAAATGGAACAACCTACACCTCAACCGGAACCTATACGCAAGTTTTGGAAACCACAGCAGGTTGTGATAGCATCCTTACTTTGCAGTTAACCATCAATGAAAGTAGTTCAACTACCTATAATGAAACAAGCTGTGATAGCTTGTTTTGGAACAATCAATATTACGCTCAAAGTGGAATTTATATCGAAACATTTACCAGTACTGCAGGTTGCGACAGCACGGTTACACTTGATTTACTCGTGTTGGAAAGCAGTAAGGTTTTACTAACGCTTACCGGTTGCGACAGTATTGTATACAACAATCAAGTGTATACCAGCGGTGGTGTGTATTTTCAAAATTTAGTTCGTCAAAATGGTTGTGACAGTATTTTACAACTCGATGTTTTTCTATCGAATCCAAGCATAACCACTGTTCAGCAAACTGTTTGTGATAGCCTTGTTTGGAACAATCAACTTTATGTAACATCCGGTGTTTATCAACAGGTATTTCCCAATGGTACTGGATGCGACAGTATTGTAAACTTAAATTTAACTGTTTTACAAAGCACTGCGTCAACACTTAGTTATACCGATTGTTCGGTATTTAGTTTAAATGGGATTACCTATACTGAAAGTGGAGTGTATACGCAATCACTAGTAAACTCAAGCGGTTGCGACAGTACAATTACTTTGCTATTACAATTAAATTCTACTCAATCGAGCAATACTTTATCAGGATGTGACAGCATACAAGTAAACAATCAAACATATTTTGCGAGTGGAATTTATACTCAAACTATGTTGAATGCTGCAGGATGTGATAGCACTATTACTTTGAATTTAACCATCAATACTGGTAGCACCGTTGATAGTATTGCAACGGCTTGTAATCAATTTACGATTAATGGAACTACCTATACCAGTAGTGGCGTCTACCAACTTCCATTTATTAATTCAGGTGGTTGTGCTTCCGTATTAAATTTAACACTTAATATTAACCAAGCTGATACAGCGGTTCAACAAAACTCAAATATTTTGTCTGCAAATGCAAGCGCTGCTTTGTATCAGTGGATTGATTGCGCTAGCGGATTAGCAATTCCAGGGGCAACCAATAAGGATTTTATTGCAACTTCAAACGGGAATTATGCGGTTCAAATTACTCAAAATACCTGTGTAGATACTAGTACATGTTATTCGGTAATTGGGATAGCTATTTTAGAAAATACCCTGAACGAAGTAGTTGAAATATATCCCAATCCTGCTACTAATTATTTTGAGATAAAAGCTCAGCATATGGCGCTCGAAAAGTTAGAGATTTACAATTCCATAGGTGATGCTGTTTATACTGTAAACACCGAAAAACTGCATCAAAACACCCTTCAAATCGACGTGAGTGATTGGGCTTCAGGGGTGTATTTACTTAAGCTAATGAACAATCAATCGAATAGCTTCCACAAATTGATAATTCAAAAGTAGGCTGCTGTTGATACAGGCATTAACACAGATTGTATTATTCGAAAAGCAAGTTAGTCTAAGGTAAACCGAACAACTATAGCTTACGCAACGCACTGTTTAAACTCACCTTTTCACCAATAATTTCAGGAAGTTTAGCAATATCTATCCTTTCCTGCAGCATGGTGTCTCTATGGCGAATAGTTACCGTATTGTTTTGTAGCGATTCGTGGTCAATTGTAATACAAAAAGGTGTTCCAATGGCATCTTGACGGCGGTATCGCTTACCAATGCTGTCCTTCTCATCGTAAGTAATAGCGTGGTCAAATTTAAGTGCTGTCATTATTTCATTGGCTTTTTCAGGAAGTCCGTCTTTCTTCGTAAGTGGCATAACAGCTA from Bacteroidota bacterium carries:
- a CDS encoding AAA family ATPase, which produces MIGREIERQQLLERYESTRSEFVALYGRRRVGKTYLVRNVFENKLFFSITGLSNATLASQLNNFNLAIKQQFPKEKLLPVAKWMDAFEQLGHLINKSTQKRKVIFIDELPWFDTVNSGFIAALEHFWNSKASLKNDVLLVVCGSAASWMINKIINNKGGLHNRVTQRIKVEPFTLWECRAMLDSKSIVIDNYQLIVLFMTMGGIPFYWDEIKRGQSAIQNIDRICFSTSGLLLTEFSNLYKSLFDKAERHEAIVAALAKKGKGLTREELSKESGLPSGGGLTRILEELEESGFIRSYTAFGKKSRQALYQLCDFFSLFHLRFIKKTRTFDKDHWIKQIDNPNYRAWSGYAFEQVCLNHIFQIKKALGISGIHSENSSWRTISAKNGAQVDLLIDRRDGVINLCEMKFSIGQFVIDKKYNLELLNKISAFKAESATKKSVFLTMITTFGIQSNAYSGNVQNTLSMEVLFVPNK
- a CDS encoding glucose-1-phosphate adenylyltransferase; amino-acid sequence: MEKLIKVVCLILGGGAGSRLYPLTSIRSKPAVPIAGKYRLIDIPISNCLHSGIRRIFVLTQYNSRSLNAHIKNTYHFDNFSYAFVDIIAAEQRPGSEKWFQGTSDAVKQTLPHLAGHDYDYILILSGDQLYQMDLREFVNKHVESAAEISIATLPVNKSDASGFGIMKVNASGFIEKFVEKPSPQELVNWVSPVGAREKAQGKEYLASMGIYVFNKETLNRMFDEYPNFTDFGKEIIPTAINAGTKVKGYSYTGYWTDIGTIKSYFDANLDLAEVMPQFNLFENDKLIYTRARMLPPTKFSGNTSLKGSVISEGCIINAKEIERCIIGNRAKIGDGTVMKNCIFFGNDYYETLEEILKSKTGILMAIGKNGHFENCIIDKDVRIGDNVKIVGNKKMPDIETENYCIRDGIVIVKKGAIIPDGTVLMI
- a CDS encoding glycogen synthase; the encoded protein is MAANPPSKKYQAVHLAAECYPIAKVGGLGDVAGALPKYLNAEGISTCIIIPYYNQKWTQNNTTTIIYDGVVKSESYYKEFSIRAFPDEGFGFDVYFVDIPDLLFRDQVYGYEDDPLRFIFFQQAALVWLNSWKSKPELLHCHDHHTGLIPFMIQQCPVFDKLKSIKTIFTIHNGLYTGAFDWKLVNYLPLFYEERRGFLDWDNAINPLATAIKCCYKFTTVSKGYLDELKQASNPLQWLFNEYQAKSIGIVNGIDAEVWDPKTDAALAIKLTGKWENFKDENKRELCESVGLDSTLPLVVFIGRLNTEKGGELLTQAIGRYAPQNSKMNFYILGSGANNIENNIRQLTVKHRHNIANYIGYNENLAHQLYAAADFILMPSLVEPCGLNQLYAMRYATIPMVRSVGGLKDTVVDFGDNGGYGIRFNDATVNDILHSFERAAALFQNKVLLQQLRKTCVALDFSWKTAIKKYINIYKN
- a CDS encoding ribose-phosphate pyrophosphokinase; protein product: MDSQVKIFSGTSSMYLAEKIAASYGQPLGTVMFTRFSDGEFQTSFEETVRGCDVFIVQSTFQPSDNLFELLLMIDAAKRASAKNITAVIPYFGFARQDRKDKPRVAIGAKLVANLLITAGITRIITMDLHADQIQGFFDMPVDHLYASSIFLPYLQSLKLPRLTMASPDMGGTKRANAYAKFLNCEMVICYKQRKKANVIESMTLIGEVEGKDIVLIDDIVDTAGTLTKAADMMMERGAASVRAICTHPILSGKAYEAIEKSKITELIVTDTIPLKSSSSKIRVISVADLFADVLGKVHNFESISDHFLC
- a CDS encoding 50S ribosomal protein L25/general stress protein Ctc; this translates as MKTVSISGSPRANVGKKDAKALRASGNIPCTLYGGETQVNFFAPYNDFRHVVYTPDVNKVLVKVNGNEYETLLQEIQFHPVNDRILHIDFLQLFPDKPVIIDIPVVITGSSAGVKAGGKLAVITRKLKIKALPAHLPDVITVDISNLEIGQSSRVGDLSMENVQFLDTPNRVIVAVQMTRAVVEDPKAAAAAAPAAGAAKAAAPAAAGAKAPAAAAKAPEKKK
- a CDS encoding aminoacyl-tRNA hydrolase; the encoded protein is MSKYLVAGLGNIGPEYSNTRHNIGFKIVDALAKASTVFFTPDRHGHVCELRWKGKTIVLLKPSTFMNLSGKAVNYWLQAEKIPRENLLVITDDIALPFGTIRIKGKGSDGGHNGLKNINELLGSTEYARLRFGVGNEFAKGKQVNYVLGEWNKEEEEALTPRIKVATDSILSFASIGLQLTMTNYNNK
- a CDS encoding T9SS type A sorting domain-containing protein; protein product: MKKLLLLSFVILFAKLGSAQITLLSQDFNSYDGDSANFLSGYYVSWNSPSGGMPSASYYSSTGNFGIAPNSYKFGVDSATIITPYFGSGADRVSFWYKGNGTGTGANIFYVYESADSITFTLLDSITSFPTLGTQRILTNTAGTHYLKFVYHKVVGNVAFDDLVVSNNMGVGIANYTENTLLKVSPNPSSTGIFALDFGSEKPQQSSVKVHDILGNLVAFTLEYSATGKLLLNLSEQAPGYYFVAISSSTGTKNSRLLVTN